One Platichthys flesus chromosome 14, fPlaFle2.1, whole genome shotgun sequence genomic region harbors:
- the gng12a gene encoding guanine nucleotide-binding protein G(I)/G(S)/G(O) subunit gamma-12a, which produces MSSKPQSANTIAHTRRMVQQLRIEASIDRIKVSKASADLMNYCSDHARNDPLLMGIPASDNPFKDKKTCTIL; this is translated from the exons ATGTCTTCAAAGCCTCAAAGTGCCAATACCATCGCCCATACCCGGCGGATGGTGCAGCAGCTGAGAATAGAGGCAAGCATTGACAGGATAAAG GTTTCCAAGGCCTCTGCAGACCTCATGAACTACTGCAGCGACCATGCGAGGAACGACCCTCTCCTCATGGGCATCCCCGCCTCAGACAATCCCTTCAAGGACAAAAAAACCTGCACTATATTGTAG
- the gadd45aa gene encoding growth arrest and DNA-damage-inducible, alpha, a has protein sequence MYNMTFEELNGDYSQERMDTVAKALEEVLSSALPQGCITVGVYEAAKSLNVDPDNVVLCILATDDEDVKDVALQIHFTLIQAFCCENNINILRVNTTRRLAEILGGGAGGKQTGAEPMDLHCVLVTSPHSTSWKDPALSKVNRFCRESRCMDQWVPIINLPER, from the exons ATGTACAACATGACATTTGAGGAGCTAAACGGAGATTATTCTCAAGAAAG AATGGACACAGTGGCGAAGGCTTTGGAAGAAGTCCTCAGCTCGGCTTTGCCGCAGGGCTGCATCACGGTCGGTGTGTACGAGGCGGCCAAGTCTCTCAACGT AGACCCTGACAATGTGGTTCTGTGCATCCTGGCCACCGACGATGAGGACGTGAAAGACGTGGCCCTGCAGATCCACTTCACCCTCATCCAGGCTTTTTGCTGCGAGAACAACATCAACATCCTCAGAGTCAACACCACCCGGCGCCTGGCCGAGATTCTGGGAGGGGGAGCTGGTGGGAAACAGACTGGAGCGGAACCCATGGATCTCCACTGCGTCCTGGTCACT AGCCCACACTCAACGTCGTGGAAGGACCCCGCTTTGAGTAAAGTGAACCGCTTCTGCAGAGAGAGCCGCTGCATGGACCAGTGGGTACCAATCATCAACCTGCCTGAGCGATGA